From Acidipropionibacterium acidipropionici, one genomic window encodes:
- a CDS encoding helix-turn-helix domain-containing protein yields the protein MAPSQARLTGDERAAMARVLADRYREGASIRSLAADFGRSYGLVQRLLSEAGVRTRPRGGADPASPATRAGRQGEAGPVGQIPDDQPDPALLVELQEAEAKARKAEKRLAKAERSRAKLTKRTSTKKERRAAKEKVARRSRKADKAAQRLGRLREQMDRP from the coding sequence ATGGCCCCATCGCAGGCCCGGCTCACCGGGGATGAACGGGCCGCGATGGCCCGGGTACTGGCCGACCGCTACCGCGAGGGCGCCTCGATCCGCTCTCTTGCCGCCGACTTCGGACGCTCCTACGGACTCGTGCAGCGACTGCTGAGCGAGGCCGGCGTGCGGACCCGCCCTCGTGGCGGGGCTGATCCGGCGTCCCCCGCCACCCGGGCCGGGCGGCAGGGCGAAGCGGGCCCCGTTGGCCAGATCCCGGACGACCAGCCCGATCCGGCCCTCCTCGTCGAACTCCAGGAGGCCGAGGCCAAGGCGCGCAAGGCCGAGAAGAGGCTCGCCAAGGCCGAGCGCTCCCGGGCCAAACTCACCAAGCGCACCAGCACGAAGAAGGAGCGCCGGGCCGCGAAGGAGAAGGTGGCCAGGCGCTCCCGGAAGGCCGACAAGGCCGCCCAGCGTCTCGGGCGCCTCCGCGAGCAGATGGACCGGCCCTGA
- a CDS encoding class I SAM-dependent methyltransferase, whose translation MIGARPGVNADTVAMVDARTRSLESGLLAGVDEILARRLARSRRILEAGAGTGHHLARLLDAVPAATGLATDISVAAVRRAARAHPRMAAVVADTWAGLPLRDGAVDAVLCVFAPRNRDEFARVLTPGGHLVVASPLPDHLAELREATGMIGIQADKHQEIVRAMSGAFSPVAHDVVREQRTLSPDLAADAVLMGPSAHHSTHPQLVEPIEVTVAVEVTTFALTARS comes from the coding sequence ATGATCGGCGCCCGACCCGGCGTCAACGCGGACACCGTCGCGATGGTCGACGCCCGCACCCGGTCGCTGGAATCGGGGCTGCTGGCCGGCGTCGACGAGATCCTGGCCCGGCGTCTGGCGCGCTCACGACGGATCCTGGAGGCCGGGGCCGGCACCGGCCACCACCTAGCACGGCTGCTGGACGCCGTCCCCGCGGCCACCGGGCTGGCCACCGACATCTCGGTGGCCGCAGTGCGCCGGGCCGCACGGGCCCATCCGCGGATGGCCGCGGTGGTGGCCGACACCTGGGCGGGTCTTCCCCTGCGCGACGGGGCGGTCGACGCCGTGCTGTGCGTCTTCGCGCCCCGCAACCGCGACGAATTCGCCCGGGTGCTGACGCCGGGCGGGCATCTGGTGGTCGCCAGCCCGCTGCCCGATCACCTGGCTGAGCTGCGCGAGGCCACCGGGATGATCGGCATCCAGGCCGACAAGCATCAGGAGATCGTGCGCGCCATGTCGGGGGCCTTCTCGCCGGTCGCCCACGACGTCGTTCGCGAGCAGCGCACACTCTCTCCGGACCTGGCGGCCGACGCCGTGCTGATGGGCCCCAGCGCTCACCACAGCACCCATCCGCAGCTGGTGGAACCGATCGAGGTGACGGTGGCCGTGGAGGTCACCACCTTCGCCCTGACGGCGCGATCCTGA